The proteins below come from a single Aegilops tauschii subsp. strangulata cultivar AL8/78 chromosome 6, Aet v6.0, whole genome shotgun sequence genomic window:
- the LOC109763045 gene encoding uncharacterized protein, with protein sequence MDGNAADHRHQSPPPLLPPPHAPWEMASLPIPDELLREIFLHLPTPADLVRASAACVSFRRVVADRSFLRRFRKLHAPPLLGFLSSLSPHSGFEFHPAVPPHPSASAASAVALAADFSFSFVPAPATSDCWVLRDIRDGRFLLVSAGRGFLGGEMVVCDPLHRRYILVPPIPDDLAAMVANPGLSETFLVPRGDGHDDEAAAEEETSFRVMGMVYCEANIISFVFSSSTRQWRAAASRSWIDLLDGLLWSLEERLFCWRWRQYVYGCFYWIPDWEYEMKILVLDTRSMEFSFADPPSEAKHASSNDITMIEAGEGKPGMLIRGYEYGPFDHIYTIWRNNGGSSSQWQKEKIISPSLGCEYMGNGSMGKYLVLNHLGNSSLEPGLYMLDIKTLQLERVCASIVHGFAYSNYPPSLSSPTISSGIEEEVLEQGYA encoded by the coding sequence ATGGACGGCAACGCGGCGGACCACCGCCACCAgtcccctcctcctctccttccGCCGCCGCATGCCCCCTGGGAGATGGCCTCTCTGCCGATCCCCGACGAGCTCCTGCGTGAAATCTTCCTCCACCTGCCCACCCCTGCCGATCTCGTCCGAGCCTCCGCCGCCTGCGTCTCCTTCCGCCGCGTCGTTGCCGATCGATCCTTCCTTCGGCGGTTCCGCAAGCTCCACGCCCCGCCCCTCCTCGGCTTCCTCAGTTCGCTCAGTCCGCATAGCGGCTTCGAGTTCCACCCCGCCGTGCCGCCTCACCCCTCTGCGTCGGCGGCCAGCGCCGTTGCCCTCGCCGCCGACTTCTCCTTCTCTTTTGTCCCCGCCCCAGCCACTTCTGACTGCTGGGTCCTCCGGGACATCCGCGACGGCCGCTTCCTGCTAGTCAGCGCCGGACGAGGTTTTTTGGGTGGAGAAATGGTGGTCTGCGACCCCTTGCACCGGCGATACATCCTGGTTCCACCAATCCCTGACGACCTAGCTGCTATGGTTGCGAACCCGGGTCTCTCGGAGACTTTCCTCGTTCCCCGGGGGGATGGCCATGATGACGAGGCAGCAGCTGAGGAAGAGACATCATTCAGAGTGATGGGTATGGTGTACTGCGAAGCTAACATCATCTCCTTTGTATTTTCTTCCAGCACCAGACAATGGCGAGCCGCTGCATCCCGTAGTTGGATCGATTTGTTAGATGGCTTGTTATGGTCGCTAGAGGAGAGACTCTTCTGCTGGCGCTGGCGCCAATACGTGTATGGCTGCTTTTACTGGATTCCAGACTGGGAGTATGAAATGAAAATTTTGGTGCTCGACACCCGGAGTATGGAGTTCTCCTTTGCCGACCCCCCATCCGAAGCCAAACATGCATCCAGTAATGATATAACTATGATCGAAGCAGGAGAAGGCAAGCCTGGGATGCTTATCCGTGGATATGAGTACGGCCCATTTGATCACATTTATACTATTTGGAGAAACAATGGTGGGAGTTCTAGCCAGTGGCAGAAGGAGAAGATAATCTCACCCTCATTGGGCTGTGAGTACATGGGCAACGGTTCAATGGGGAAGTACTTGGTCCTGAATCACTTGGGAAACTCATCACTTGAGCCAGGCTTATACATGTTGGACATCAAAACATTACAACTTGAGAGGGTGTGTGCTTCGATAGTGCATGGCTTCGCATATAGCAACTACCCACCATCGTTGTCGTCACCGACAATATCAAGCG